The Aphis gossypii isolate Hap1 chromosome 3, ASM2018417v2, whole genome shotgun sequence genome includes a region encoding these proteins:
- the LOC126550993 gene encoding uncharacterized protein LOC126550993 → MPTSGDMATHLVHAGLVGQSLRYIDGERVQVYVLFASSQKADKRKPKKCPVPGTATQGDVQLLGFADASMKGYAAVVYLRFVNAAGDISVKIITCKTKVAPLKSSAADESLSIPRLELCGALLLAQTLHHVRSVLSTEVSISRLRAWSDSSVVLSWLISDPKHFKIFVTNRVAKIRHLLPDCHWNYVSTIDNPADPASRGLLPKSMLSSSIYWNGPEFIRLSEDQWPSFKFATLAPSQLPETRPNTVATLAVNVHPSSLDFISRFSSFEKMLRVLCYVSRYLSHRLRRQPLRVGPITFAERKRSLSIVVQRTQQHYFSDLIKALKNKSMITPPYLAQLAPYIDDNYIVRVGGRLRFSGISYDAKHPILLPRSSRLTELIIRHYHLSFLHGGSKLVLSMLCQKFWILSGRAAIRRVIFACVPCTRHKAVRPQPIMAHLPSYHVQRHRPFSHVGMDYGGPFLVKEHPRRNAQSVKVYLALFVYMTVKAVHLEIVTDLSTDAFLAALDHRFVARRGIPSNIYSDCGTNYVGAARQLRTLFRDTKAQDRLSSHLSCTWHFNPPAAPHFGGIWEAGIKNVKNHLKHVIGQQVLTYEEFLTLITRIEGILNLSRNYLTMVKSNCGFDDKFFKLFKTKMSLLSDTEKHRVLLFDEMFLRESVNVDTKTLTYCGLEDFSEDNSNLNSGLKADHGLVLMFQSLGSNITQPIAVFASKGSVKGVVLTQLVIKAIALLENTGAKIDGVVNDASSTNRRLWSELGVSGKMGELKNQ, encoded by the exons ATGCCGACAAGTGGCGATATGGCTACCCATCTAGTGCACGCCGGGTTGGTTGGACAAAGCCTCAGGTACATAGACGGCGAGCGAGTCCAAGTGTATGTCCTGTTCGCCAGCTCGCAGAAGGCAGACAAACGAAAGCCAAAAAAATGTCCGGTGCCGGGGACAGCCACACAAGGT GACGTTCAGCTTTTGGGTTTCGCGGACGCATCGATGAAAGGATATGCAGCGGTCGTGTATCTCCGGTTCGTCAATGCCGCTGGTGATATCTCCGTCAAAATCATCACCTGTAAAACCAAGGTTGCCCCCCTGAAGAGCTCCGCCGCCGACGAATCGCTGTCCATACCTCGATTGGAACTATGCGGCGCCCTGCTGTTGGCTCAGACACTTCACCACGTTCGATCTGTGTTGTCTACCGAGGTGTCTATATCTCGTCTGCGAGCGTGGTCGGACTCGTCAGTTGTTTTGTCGTGGCTAATATCGGatccaaaacattttaaaatttttgtgacCAATCGGGTCGCCAAAATACGTCATTTACTACCGGATTGCCACTGGAATTACGTATCAACGATCGACAATCCCGCAGATCCAGCCTCCCGTGGACTCTTGCCAAAATCAATGCTGTCTTCGTCTATCTATTGGAACGGTCCGGAGTTCATACGACTTTCTGAAGACCAATGGCCGTCGTTCAAATTTGCCACGCTCGCCCCGAGCCAATTGCCCGAAACTCGGCCAAATACCGTCGCGACGTTAGCCGTCAACGTTCATCCGTCATCATTGGATTTCATTAGTCGCTTTTCGTCATTCGAAAAAATGTTACGAGTACTATGTTACGTCTCGCGTTATCTGTCTCATCGTCTACGACGACAACCGCTCCGCGTCGGTCCTATTACGTTTGCCGAGCGAAAACGCTCTTTGTCAATCGTCGTACAGCGTACACAACAACACTATTTTTCGGATCTGATTAAAGcgttaaaaaacaaatctatGATAACGCCACCTTATTTGGCACAATTAGCACCATACATCGACGACAACTATATTGTACGAGTAGGAGGCCGCTTGCGTTTTTCCGGCATCAGTTACGATGCGAAGCATCCGATTTTGTTACCGCGGTCCTCACGCCTCACCGAGTTGATCATTCGCCACTACCATTTGTCATTTTTGCACGGCGGATCAAAATTGGTACTATCAATGTTGTGTCAAAAGTTTTGGATCTTGTCGGGTCGCGCCGCAATTCGACGTGTTATTTTTGCGTGCGTCCCGTGTACCCGTCATAAAGCTGTCCGCCCTCAACCGATTATGGCCCATCTACCATCTTATCACGTGCAGCGTCATCGACCATTTTCACACGTCGGCATGGACTACGGGGGACCGTTCCTCGTTAAAGAGCATCCACGCCGAAATGCGCAATCGGTTAAAGTGTACCTagcattatttgtttatatgacCGTTAAGGCCGTCCACCTCGAAATTGTAACCGATCTCAGCACCGACGCTTTCCTCGCGGCTCTAGATCATCGGTTCGTCGCGCGACGTGGTATTCCGTCAAATATTTACTCGGATTGCGGCACGAATTACGTCGGCGCCGCGCGGCAGCTTAGAACCTTGTTTCGCGATACCAAGGCCCAAGACCGTCTGTCGTCGCATTTATCTTGTACGTGGCACTTCAACCCGCCTGCCGCGCCACATTTCGGCGGCATTTGGGAGGCCGGAatcaaaaacgttaaaaatcaCCTTAAACATGTTATCGGTCAACAAGTGTTGACTTACGAGGAGTTCCTCACGTTGATTACTCGCATCGAGGGCATTCTTAACTTATCACGTAACTATTTAACAATGGTCAAATCGAATTGTGGCTTTgatgataaattttttaaattgttcaaaactaaaatgagTCTTTTAAGTGATACTGAAAAACACAGAGTTCTTCTTTTTGATGAAATGTTTTTACGTGAAAGTGTTAATGTTGACACCAAAACCTTAACTTATTGTGGATTAGAGGATTTTAGTGaagataattcaaatttaaattctggTCTAAAAGCTGACCACGGCCTAGTATTGATGTTCCAGAGCTTGGGCTCCAATATCACTCAGCCAATTGCAGTATTTGCATCAAAAGGATCAGTAAAAG GTGTTGTACTTACTCAATTGGTAATAAAAGCTATAGCTCTTCTTGAGAATACAGGAGCAAAGATTGATGGTGTAGTAAATGATGCAAGTTCAACAAACAGAAGGTTGTGGAGTGAGCTTGGTGTCTCTGGTAAAATGGgcgaattaaaaaatcaatga